A single genomic interval of Malania oleifera isolate guangnan ecotype guangnan chromosome 13, ASM2987363v1, whole genome shotgun sequence harbors:
- the LOC131146221 gene encoding subtilisin-like protease SBT1.3: MAGISVKWLLLALSSHLIFTFAFSTKNPSSRKTYIIQMDESAMPAPYSDHLKWYSSIVKSAVSELATGGDSDEGRVIYSYQTAFHGVAALLSEEEAEKLQETQGVMAIFPDTVYQLHTTRSPTFLGLDRASISVWAEKKPEPDVVVGVLDTGIWPESQSFNDTGMGAVPAHWKGACETGRAFTKQHCNRKIVGARIFYRGYESANGQINEQEEYKSPRDQDGHGTHTAATVAGSPVRGANLLGYAYGTARGMAPKARIAIYKVCWAGGCFSSDILSAVDQAVADGVGVLSISLGGGVSPYFRDSLSVAAFGATEMGVFISCSAGNAGPDPTSLANVSPWITTVGASTIDRDFPATVKLGNGRILNGVSLYRGRRNLSTGKQYPVVYAGGNSSFLTPSSLCLEGSLDPHAVAGKIVICDRGVSPRVDKGQVVKKAGGLGMILTNTEANGEELVADCHLLPGVSIGEKAGRVIKLYASSPYATATLKFLGTKVGIRPSPVVAAFSSRGPNPITLEILKPDMVAPGVNILAAWSGLAGPSSMPTDRRRVKFNILSGTSMSCPHVSGIAALIKTKHPDWSPAAIKSALMTTAYVHDNTHKPILDTSRNAPSTPFDHGAGHIDPLKALNPGLIYDAGAQDYFDFLCTQGLSPMELQAFSKKRSCRNLANPADLNYPSISAVFPAKTSISALTLHRTVTNVGHAFSKYRVSVSRFKGASVKVQPETLIFTRKHQKLTFNITFITKSRQPSPEFGRLVWKDESHIVKSPLVITWLLPL; encoded by the coding sequence ATGGCTGGAATTTCAGTAAAATGGCTGCTTCTGGCTCTCTCAAGCCATCTAATCTTCACATTTGCCTTCTCTACAAAGAACCCATCAAGCAGAAAGACTTACATCATCCAAATGGATGAATCTGCAATGCCGGCTCCCTACTCGGATCACCTCAAGTGGTACTCGTCAATAGTGAAATCAGCAGTCTCTGAACTTGCAACAGGGGGTGACAGTGACGAAGGGCGGGTTATTTACAGCTACCAAACAGCTTTCCATGGAGTAGCTGCTCTGCTCAGTGAAGAAGAAGCAGAGAAGCTTCAGGAAACACAGGGAGTGATGGCAATTTTTCCCGACACTGTTTACCAGCTGCACACCACAAGAAGCCCCACGTTCCTGGGGCTCGACCGAGCCAGCATAAGCGTCTGGGCTGAAAAAAAACCTGAGCCTGATGTGGTGGTGGGCGTGCTCGACACTGGGATTTGGCCAGAAAGCCAAAGCTTCAACGACACAGGCATGGGGGCCGTCCCCGCCCACTGGAAGGGAGCCTGCGAGACCGGCCGAGCCTTCACTAAACAGCACTGCAACAGAAAAATTGTGGGTGCGAGGATCTTCTACCGCGGGTACGAGTCCGCCAACGGGCAGATTAACGAGCAGGAGGAGTACAAATCACCGAGAGATCAAGACGGGCACGGGACTCACACGGCGGCCACGGTCGCCGGGTCCCCTGTTCGCGGCGCGAACCTTCTCGGTTATGCTTACGGGACCGCACGAGGGATGGCACCCAAAGCGAGAATCGCCATCTACAAAGTGTGCTGGGCCGGCGGCTGCTTCAGCTCCGATATTCTCTCGGCGGTGGACCAAGCGGTGGCTGACGGCGTTGGTGTGCTGTCAATCTCGTTGGGCGGTGGCGTTTCGCCTTATTTCAGGGACAGTTTGTCCGTGGCGGCTTTTGGGGCGACGGAGATGGGGGTGTTTATTTCTTGCTCAGCCGGAAATGCAGGGCCGGATCCAACCAGCCTCGCAAATGTCTCTCCGTGGATCACCACCGTGGGAGCCAGCACCATTGATAGAGATTTCCCGGCGACTGTTAAATTGGGAAATGGTAGAATCTTAAACGGGGTTTCACTTTACAGAggaagaaggaatttgtcaacaGGAAAACAGTATCCCGTGGTTTATGCGGGCGGAAACTCGAGCTTTCTTACTCCGAGCTCCCTGTGTTTAGAGGGATCTTTGGATCCTCACGCCGTCGCCGGGAAGATTGTAATATGCGACCGCGGCGTAAGCCCCCGAGTTGATAAAGGTCAGGTGGTTAAAAAAGCGGGAGGACTGGGGATGATTCTGACGAACACCGAAGCAAACGGGGAAGAGCTGGTCGCCGACTGCCACCTTCTCCCCGGAGTTTCCATCGGAGAAAAAGCCGGGAGAGTAATCAAGCTTTACGCCTCGAGTCCATACGCAACCGCAACTCTGAAATTTCTCGGCACCAAGGTGGGGATTCGGCCGTCTCCGGTGGTGGCGGCGTTTTCGTCCAGAGGACCCAATCCCATCACGCTCGAGATTCTGAAACCAGATATGGTTGCGCCGGGAGTGAACATTCTCGCCGCTTGGAGCGGCCTCGCCGGTCCTTCCAGCATGCCAACAGACCGCCGGCGGGTGAAATTCAACATACTGTCCGGAACATCCATGTCCTGCCCGCATGTGAGCGGAATCGCCGCCCTGATCAAAACTAAGCACCCGGATTGGAGTCCGGCGGCGATTAAATCAGCATTGATGACCACCGCTTATGTTCATGACAACACCCATAAACCCATTTTGGATACCTCAAGAAACGCACCTTCAACCCCATTTGATCACGGCGCCGGCCACATAGACCCattaaaagccctaaaccctgggTTGATCTACGACGCCGGCGCACAGGATTACTTTGATTTCCTCTGCACACAAGGGCTTTCTCCGATGGAGCTGCAAGCGTTTTCCAAGAAAAGATCCTGCAGAAATCTAGCCAACCCAGCGGATCTGAACTACCCATCAATCTCAGCCGTGTTTCCGGCGAAAACATCAATTTCCGCTCTGACCCTTCACAGAACGGTGACCAATGTCGGCCATGCCTTCTCGAAATACCGCGTTTCAGTGTCACGATTCAAAGGAGCATCCGTAAAAGTTCAACCAGAAACCCTGATCTTCACCAGAAAACACCAGAAACTGACCTTCAACATCACTTTCATCACAAAATCTAGGCAACCCTCGCCAGAATTTGGGCGTTTGGTGTGGAAAGACGAAAGTCACATCGTGAAAAGCCCACTTGTGATCACATGGCTGCTACCATTATAG